A single region of the Cyclopterus lumpus isolate fCycLum1 chromosome 16, fCycLum1.pri, whole genome shotgun sequence genome encodes:
- the ago1 gene encoding protein argonaute-1 isoform X1 encodes MEPGPSGAEPMEDFPPPLQQVFHAPRRPGMGTVGKPIKLLANYFEVEIPKIDVHHYEVDIKPDKCPRRVNREVVEYMVQHFKPQLFGDRKPVYDGKKNIYTVLALPIGSEKVDFEVTIPGEGKDRIFKVSIRWLAIVSWRLLQETLVSGRLQVPLDSVQALDVAMRHLASMRYTPVGRSFFSPPEGYYHPLGGGREVWFGFHQSVRPAMWKMMLNIDVSATAFYKAQPVIEFMCEVLDIRNIDEQPKTLTDSQRVRFTKEIKGLKVEVTHCGQMRRKYRVCNVTRRPASHQTFPLQLESGQTVECTVAQYFKQKYNLQLKYPHLPCLQVGQEQKHTYLPLEVCNIVAGQRCIKKLTDNQTSTMIKATARSAPDRQEEISRLMKNANFNLDPYIQEFGIKVKDEMAEVTGRVLPAPILQYGGRNRAIATPNQGVWDMRGKQFYNGIEIKVWAIACFAPQKQCREEVLKNFTDQLRKISKDAGMPIQGQPCFCKYAQGADSVEPMFRHLKNTYSGLQLIIVILPGKTPVYAEVKRVGDTLLGMATQCVQVKNVVKTSPQTLSNLCLKINVKLGGINNILVPHQRSAVFQQPVIFLGADVTHPPAGDGKKPSITAVVGSMDAHPSRYCATVRVQRPRQEIIEDLSYMVRELLIQFYKSTRFKPTRIIFYRDGVPEGQLPQILHYELLAIRDACIKLEKDYQPGITYIVVQKRHHTRLFCADKSERIGKSGNIPAGTTVDTSITHPFEFDFYLCSHAGIQGTSRPSHYYVLWDDNRFTADELQILTYQLCHTYVRCTRSVSIPAPAYYARLVAFRARYHLVDKEHDSGEGSHVSGQSNGRDPQALAKAVQIHHDTLRTMYFA; translated from the exons AGCCCATGGAGGACTTCCCCCCACCCCTGCAGCAGGTGTTCCATGCCCCCCGTCGGCCAGGCATGGGTACCGTGGGCAAGCCCATCAAGCTGCTGGCCAACTACTTTGAGGTGGAGATTCCAAAGATTGACGTCCATCACTATGAGGTGGACATTAAGCCCGACAAGTGCCCGCGTAGAGTCAACAG GGAGGTGGTGGAATACATGGTGCAACACTTCAAGCCCCAACTCTTTGGTGACAGGAAGCCAGTGTATGACGGCAAGAAGAACATCTACACGGTGCTAGCGCTTCCTATTGGGAGTGAGAAG GTGGATTTTGAGGTAACCATCCCAGGTGAGGGCAAAGATCGAATCTTCAAGGTGTCCATCCGTTGGCTGGCCATAGTGTCATGGCGCCTGCTTCAGGAGACTCTGGTCAGCGGTCGGCTGCAGGTCCCCCTTGACTCGGTCCAAGCTCTGGATGTGGCCATGCGCCACCTGGCCTCTATGAG GTACACTCCAGTGGGCCGATCATTTTTCTCCCCACCTGAAGGATACTACCACCCactgggtggggggagggaagTCTGGTTTGGCTTCCACCAGTCTGTGCGCCCCGCCATGTGGAAGATGATGCTTAACATTGATG TGTCTGCCACGGCCTTCTACAAAGCCCAGCCTGTCATCGAGTTCATGTGTGAAGTTTTGGACATCCGCAATATCGACGAGCAGCCCAAGACTCTCACAGACTCGCAAAGGGTCCGCTTCACCAAGGAGATTAAAG GCCTGAAGGTGGAGGTGACTCACTGTGGCCAAATGAGGAGGAAGTATCGTGTATGCAATGTCACCCGACGACCTGCCAGCCACCAAAC GTTTCCCCTGCAGCTCGAAAGTGGGCAGACAGTAGAATGTACAGTGGCCCAGTACTTCAAGCAGAAGTACAACCTGCAGCTAAAATACCCCCACCTACCCTGTCTACAGGTGGGGCAGGAGCAGAAGCACACCTACCTGCCTCTGGAG GTGTGTAACATTGTAGCAGGTCAGCGATGCATCAAGAAGCTGACAGATAATCAGACCTCCACTATGATCAAAGCCACAGCTCGCTCCGCACCCGACAGACAAGAGGAGATCAGCAGGCTG ATGAAGAATGCTAACTTCAACCTGGACCCGTACATCCAGGAGTTTGGGATCAAGGTGAAAGATGAAATGGCTGAGGTGACGGGCAGGGTGCTTCCAGCCCCTATCCTGCAGTATGGAGGACGG AATCGTGCCATCGCAACCCCCAACCAGGGAGTGTGGGACATGAGGGGAAAGCAGTTTTATAACGGCATCGAGATCAAAGTGTGGGCGATTGCCTGCTTTGCCCCCCAGAAACAGTGCAGAGAAGAGGTGCTCAA GAACTTCACAGACCAGCTGCGTAAAATCTCAAAGGATGCTGGGATGCCGATTCAAGGTCAGCCCTGTTTCTGTAAATACGCCCAGGGAGCAGACAGCGTGGAGCCCATGTTCAGACACCTCAAGAACACCTACTCTGGACTGCAGCTCATCATCGTCATCCTGCCAGGAAAAACTCCTGTCTATG CGGAGGTAAAGCGTGTGGGAGACACCCTGCTGGGCATGGCCACGCAGTGCGTCCAGGTGAAGAACGTGGTGAAGACGTCCCCTCAGACCCTCTCCAACCTCTGCCTCAAGATCAACGTGAAGCTGGGAGGCATCAACAACATCCTGGTGCCTCACCAACG GTCAGCAGTGTTCCAGCAGCCGGTTATCTTCCTGGGAGCAGACGTCACGCACCCCCCTGCTGGAGATGGCAAGAAGCCCTCCATTACTGCT GTGGTAGGCAGTATGGATGCTCATCCCAGCAGATACTGTGCCACAGTGCGAGTCCAGAGGCCCAGGCAGGAGATCATTGAAGATTTGTCGTACATGGTGCGCGAACTGTTAATTCAGTTCTACAAGTCGACCCGGTTCAAGCCCACCAGGATCATTTTCTACAGAGATGGAGTTCCTGAGGGACAGTTGCCACAG ATTCTCCACTACGAGCTCCTGGCCATCAGAGATGCGTGCATCAAGCTGGAGAAAGACTATCAGCCAGGCATCACTTACATTGTGGTGCAGAAACGCCACCACACACGCCTCTTTTGTGCTGACAAGTCTGAAAGG ATTGGGAAGAGTGGGAATATTCCTGCAGGGACTACAGTGGACACCAGCATCACTCATCCCTTTGAGTTTGACTTCTACCTGTGCAGCCACGCGGGCATACAG GGTACCAGCCGGCCGTCTCATTACTACGTCTTATGGGATGACAATCGTTTCACGGCTGATGAGTTGCAGATTCTAACGTACCAGTTGTGCCACACCTACGTGCGCTGTACCCGCTCAGTCTCCATCCCCGCGCCAGCCTACTATGCCCGTCTTGTGGCCTTCCGTGCCCGTTACCATCTGGTGGACAAAGAACATGACAG TGGAGAGGGCAGCCATGTGTCTGGTCAGAGTAACGGTCGGGACCCCCAGGCGCTGGCCAAAGCTGTTCAGATTCACCACGACACCCTGAGGACCATGTACTTCGCCTGA
- the ago1 gene encoding protein argonaute-1 isoform X2: MVQHFKPQLFGDRKPVYDGKKNIYTVLALPIGSEKVDFEVTIPGEGKDRIFKVSIRWLAIVSWRLLQETLVSGRLQVPLDSVQALDVAMRHLASMRYTPVGRSFFSPPEGYYHPLGGGREVWFGFHQSVRPAMWKMMLNIDVSATAFYKAQPVIEFMCEVLDIRNIDEQPKTLTDSQRVRFTKEIKGLKVEVTHCGQMRRKYRVCNVTRRPASHQTFPLQLESGQTVECTVAQYFKQKYNLQLKYPHLPCLQVGQEQKHTYLPLEVCNIVAGQRCIKKLTDNQTSTMIKATARSAPDRQEEISRLMKNANFNLDPYIQEFGIKVKDEMAEVTGRVLPAPILQYGGRNRAIATPNQGVWDMRGKQFYNGIEIKVWAIACFAPQKQCREEVLKNFTDQLRKISKDAGMPIQGQPCFCKYAQGADSVEPMFRHLKNTYSGLQLIIVILPGKTPVYAEVKRVGDTLLGMATQCVQVKNVVKTSPQTLSNLCLKINVKLGGINNILVPHQRSAVFQQPVIFLGADVTHPPAGDGKKPSITAVVGSMDAHPSRYCATVRVQRPRQEIIEDLSYMVRELLIQFYKSTRFKPTRIIFYRDGVPEGQLPQILHYELLAIRDACIKLEKDYQPGITYIVVQKRHHTRLFCADKSERGTSRPSHYYVLWDDNRFTADELQILTYQLCHTYVRCTRSVSIPAPAYYARLVAFRARYHLVDKEHDSGEGSHVSGQSNGRDPQALAKAVQIHHDTLRTMYFA, from the exons ATGGTGCAACACTTCAAGCCCCAACTCTTTGGTGACAGGAAGCCAGTGTATGACGGCAAGAAGAACATCTACACGGTGCTAGCGCTTCCTATTGGGAGTGAGAAG GTGGATTTTGAGGTAACCATCCCAGGTGAGGGCAAAGATCGAATCTTCAAGGTGTCCATCCGTTGGCTGGCCATAGTGTCATGGCGCCTGCTTCAGGAGACTCTGGTCAGCGGTCGGCTGCAGGTCCCCCTTGACTCGGTCCAAGCTCTGGATGTGGCCATGCGCCACCTGGCCTCTATGAG GTACACTCCAGTGGGCCGATCATTTTTCTCCCCACCTGAAGGATACTACCACCCactgggtggggggagggaagTCTGGTTTGGCTTCCACCAGTCTGTGCGCCCCGCCATGTGGAAGATGATGCTTAACATTGATG TGTCTGCCACGGCCTTCTACAAAGCCCAGCCTGTCATCGAGTTCATGTGTGAAGTTTTGGACATCCGCAATATCGACGAGCAGCCCAAGACTCTCACAGACTCGCAAAGGGTCCGCTTCACCAAGGAGATTAAAG GCCTGAAGGTGGAGGTGACTCACTGTGGCCAAATGAGGAGGAAGTATCGTGTATGCAATGTCACCCGACGACCTGCCAGCCACCAAAC GTTTCCCCTGCAGCTCGAAAGTGGGCAGACAGTAGAATGTACAGTGGCCCAGTACTTCAAGCAGAAGTACAACCTGCAGCTAAAATACCCCCACCTACCCTGTCTACAGGTGGGGCAGGAGCAGAAGCACACCTACCTGCCTCTGGAG GTGTGTAACATTGTAGCAGGTCAGCGATGCATCAAGAAGCTGACAGATAATCAGACCTCCACTATGATCAAAGCCACAGCTCGCTCCGCACCCGACAGACAAGAGGAGATCAGCAGGCTG ATGAAGAATGCTAACTTCAACCTGGACCCGTACATCCAGGAGTTTGGGATCAAGGTGAAAGATGAAATGGCTGAGGTGACGGGCAGGGTGCTTCCAGCCCCTATCCTGCAGTATGGAGGACGG AATCGTGCCATCGCAACCCCCAACCAGGGAGTGTGGGACATGAGGGGAAAGCAGTTTTATAACGGCATCGAGATCAAAGTGTGGGCGATTGCCTGCTTTGCCCCCCAGAAACAGTGCAGAGAAGAGGTGCTCAA GAACTTCACAGACCAGCTGCGTAAAATCTCAAAGGATGCTGGGATGCCGATTCAAGGTCAGCCCTGTTTCTGTAAATACGCCCAGGGAGCAGACAGCGTGGAGCCCATGTTCAGACACCTCAAGAACACCTACTCTGGACTGCAGCTCATCATCGTCATCCTGCCAGGAAAAACTCCTGTCTATG CGGAGGTAAAGCGTGTGGGAGACACCCTGCTGGGCATGGCCACGCAGTGCGTCCAGGTGAAGAACGTGGTGAAGACGTCCCCTCAGACCCTCTCCAACCTCTGCCTCAAGATCAACGTGAAGCTGGGAGGCATCAACAACATCCTGGTGCCTCACCAACG GTCAGCAGTGTTCCAGCAGCCGGTTATCTTCCTGGGAGCAGACGTCACGCACCCCCCTGCTGGAGATGGCAAGAAGCCCTCCATTACTGCT GTGGTAGGCAGTATGGATGCTCATCCCAGCAGATACTGTGCCACAGTGCGAGTCCAGAGGCCCAGGCAGGAGATCATTGAAGATTTGTCGTACATGGTGCGCGAACTGTTAATTCAGTTCTACAAGTCGACCCGGTTCAAGCCCACCAGGATCATTTTCTACAGAGATGGAGTTCCTGAGGGACAGTTGCCACAG ATTCTCCACTACGAGCTCCTGGCCATCAGAGATGCGTGCATCAAGCTGGAGAAAGACTATCAGCCAGGCATCACTTACATTGTGGTGCAGAAACGCCACCACACACGCCTCTTTTGTGCTGACAAGTCTGAAAGG GGTACCAGCCGGCCGTCTCATTACTACGTCTTATGGGATGACAATCGTTTCACGGCTGATGAGTTGCAGATTCTAACGTACCAGTTGTGCCACACCTACGTGCGCTGTACCCGCTCAGTCTCCATCCCCGCGCCAGCCTACTATGCCCGTCTTGTGGCCTTCCGTGCCCGTTACCATCTGGTGGACAAAGAACATGACAG TGGAGAGGGCAGCCATGTGTCTGGTCAGAGTAACGGTCGGGACCCCCAGGCGCTGGCCAAAGCTGTTCAGATTCACCACGACACCCTGAGGACCATGTACTTCGCCTGA